One genomic segment of Erythrolamprus reginae isolate rEryReg1 chromosome 2, rEryReg1.hap1, whole genome shotgun sequence includes these proteins:
- the KCTD6 gene encoding BTB/POZ domain-containing protein KCTD6: MDNGDWGYIMTEPVTLNVGGHLYTTSLTTLSRYPDSMLGAMFRGDFPTARDSQGNYFIDRDGPLFRYVLNFLRTSELTLPLDFKEFDLLRKEADFYQIEPLIQCLNDPKPLYPVDTFEEVVELSSTRKLSKYSNPVAVIITQLTITTKVHSLLEGISNYFTKWNKHMMDTRDCQVSFTFGPCDYHQEVSLRVHLMEYITKQGFTIRNTRVHHMSERANENTVEHNWTFCRLARKTDD, encoded by the exons ATGGATAATGGAGACTGGGGATATATA ATGACGGAGCCAGTCACTCTGAATGTGGGTGGACACTTGTATACGACATCGCTTACCACTCTCTCAAGATACCCTGATTCAATGTTGGGGGCCATGTTCAGGGGCGATTTCCCAACTGCCAGAGACTCTCAGGGCAATTACTTCATTGACCGAGATGGGCCTCTTTTCCGGTACGTTCTCAACTTTCTACGAACCTCAGAGCTAACTCTACCTTTGGATTTTAAGGAATTCGATCTGCTTCGGAAAGAGGCAGATTTTTACCAGATCGAACCCTTAATACAGTGTCTGAATGATCCTAAACCTTTGTATCCTGTGGACACTTTTGAAGAGGTAGTAGAGTTGTCTAGTACGCGCAAGCTATCAAAGTACTCCAACCCAGTGGCAGTGATCATCACACAGCTAACCATCACAACCAAGGTCCACTCGTTGCTGGAAGGCATCTCCAACTATTTCACCAAGTGGAATAAGCATATGATGGACACCCGGGACTGCCAGGTTTCTTTCACATTTGGGCCCTGCGATTACCACCAAGAGGTCTCTCTCAGAGTCCACCTGATGGAGTACATCACAAAGCAAGGCTTCACCATCCGAAACACGAGGGTCCACCACATGAGTGAACGAGCCAATGAAAACACGGTCGAGCATAACTGGACTTTCTGCAGGCTGGCCCGGAAAACGGATGATtaa